From a region of the Dehalococcoidia bacterium genome:
- a CDS encoding nucleotide-binding protein — protein sequence MLVTQIDEGNTLVSRLRRLRESYEEAQFEDAKNDYKEWDSLNIQLLKKLFDDKNLIADYKAERKGSAIPYVFANQYVDEIWGSVKGQVRYLGYIKKCLALIEDVVEQPLAKSEKQDKPVGNSVFVVHGHDEVVKLKVVSFLKSIGLEPTILHEKPNQSRTIIEKFEDYSDVSYAVILLTPDDTGGSQGKAHQPRARQNVIFEMGFFFGKLGRGRVCALRKGETEKPTDMDGILYIPFDDNDGWQMKLAKDLKAAKLPIDPSKLLGELG from the coding sequence TTGCTTGTCACGCAAATCGATGAAGGCAACACGCTAGTTTCCAGATTGCGTCGTCTACGGGAAAGTTACGAAGAAGCGCAATTCGAAGACGCCAAGAATGACTACAAAGAGTGGGATTCTCTTAACATCCAATTACTGAAAAAGCTGTTTGATGATAAGAACCTCATCGCGGACTACAAAGCGGAAAGGAAAGGCTCAGCGATACCCTACGTGTTCGCCAATCAATACGTGGATGAAATTTGGGGGAGCGTCAAAGGACAGGTTCGTTATTTAGGCTATATAAAGAAGTGCTTGGCCCTGATTGAGGATGTAGTAGAACAGCCCCTCGCAAAAAGTGAGAAGCAAGACAAGCCGGTAGGAAACTCGGTTTTTGTGGTACACGGCCACGACGAGGTAGTTAAACTGAAAGTAGTTAGCTTCTTGAAGAGTATAGGACTTGAGCCGACTATTCTTCATGAAAAGCCTAATCAAAGCAGAACCATCATAGAGAAGTTCGAGGACTACTCGGATGTTTCGTATGCTGTGATTTTGCTTACTCCGGATGATACCGGGGGCTCCCAAGGGAAGGCTCATCAACCTAGAGCGCGGCAAAACGTGATTTTTGAAATGGGTTTCTTTTTCGGAAAGCTCGGAAGAGGCCGAGTATGCGCGTTGCGCAAGGGCGAGACGGAAAAGCCGACAGACATGGATGGTATCCTGTATATACCATTTGATGATAATGATGGGTGGCAGATGAAATTAGCAAAAGACCTCAAGGCTGCTAAGTTGCCGATTGACCCTAGCAAACTTCTTGGCGAACTAGGTTAA